The genomic region AATCAGTTGCCATTGCTACAGCTGCATATAGAAGTCCAGCTTCTTTTGCCAAATATAccttattgaaaaatatattttatgtaaatttagaaattagtaCAAAGAAATTTGAGAAGAAATGTAGTACCTCTGGACATGTGGTCATATTAACTAAGTCTCCTCCCCATAAACGCATTGCATTACTTTCAGCTTTTGAGGAAAATCTTGGTCCTTCTATACTTACAATTGTTCCTCCTTTTTTTATGTCATACCCTAATTCTTTACCAACTTCAAACAATATTTGAGATGTAGTTGGATCAAAAGCTGGTTCCATTGGCATATGGCATACTCCTAAAATTTGAtactgtaatatttatttgggTAGGATTGATActatgttattaatataatattgaaatctAGTTTACCAAAATATTTAGGTGAAGTACCATCATAAAAGGTAATACTTCTTTTTGTTGTCCTATCTAAGAAACTGTCTGGAACAACTAATTGTCCTCTACAAATAGTTTCCTGTAAAGAGCCACATGCTGTTGAAGCAAGTATATGAGTACATCCAGCTAAGCGGAGAGCTTCAATGTTTGCACGATAATTTACTGCAGTGGGACTTGTTATATGACCTGGTCCATGTCTATAtgcatttaattatataaaattttctgctttaaacttttattccaaaaaaaagaaagtatttaAGACATAAAGGAATGTATGAtatatcattaatttattttcaataatatattcattctatttttaaaattcatttttaaaagcaCAAATGTTACCTTGATAATAATACCACGTCTACACCGTTAAGATTTCCGTGGTAAAGATCACTAGATGGAAATCCAAACTCATTTTTAGCCTTTTCTCGCGTAATTATAGTTtgacaatttaatatttgattttgagGGTCATCTAAACCTGAACCACCGATTATTCCGACCTAAAAGTTTCTAGAGATACAATAGCATTcaacttaaaaaataaaagccaCCTGTTTATCACGTGACAGTTTCACatgaaattgtttatataattaaactatatattttattaactatacaaatatttataaatataataatacaaatatataaacgatttaaaaaagatatagatcTTATTTGCCGAGTATAGTATCaccataaattaattaaatataatttctcaacttttttaatacaaataatctTACCTTCACTTTACACTTGGTCATTTTTAACTTTATTCGATGTTATCTAAAAGTTTTCGATATACACCGAATTACTACTTTCAAGAACTACAaacgaaatatgaaaaaagctcaacattaaatgtatttttatatcactGATAAGAGCCTTGACCCTTACTATTTTCGAATCATTTTTAACGTTATCGATTCAACACTTACTATAGATATGTGGGTACGCGTGTGTTTGGGATTGGAATGGATTGAAAGATGTTCGGGAGGGATCAGGCGGAATCTGCTTCCAAAAGTTACGATATCCCGAAACTGAATTCGATTATCAGCATAAACTATTGACATATATTCTTTGGATACTAGGTTCTGTGAAACCACGTAAAGCAATTTGATCACGGTCATAATATGGTTTTGGTATGTAACGCCATTATCGGTTGATCGGTGTAGTTCACTCTTCTGTGCTCCTCTTTACCTTTGGAACAGGTTATGACTTCGTGACCATTATGTAATGACACTGACGAGATACATAGATTCCCCGATCGCCCATTTCGTGTCACATGCGACGTTATCAATCCAGCAAAGTAGTAGATAGGATTGAAactaaatttttgttataaaattacaagatatggAATAAGACAGCTTGCAAAGGAAATATAGAATTCTATACTTTTGTAAATGATCGGAACGATGATTTCGTGTATAACCTATTATATTCCTAACATTTTTCCTTATTATTTTGGGTGAAGTGAGGTGAGAGACATTTGAAGTTAAATATGTGTCAATAAAACATTAAGATGTCAGTAGATGACGTCACAAATATCGTGTCTTTCCTGTATCTCGTAGGTGATATAATCACTAATGAGTTGTCTGTGATAATTCTTATGTTCCCCATAGGAAATTGTAGAGAGCGTAAGAAATACTCTGATTTTTGGCAGGTCGGTATTTAATAACCTGAGACACAAAATTCCATTTAATGTCATGTTTATCCTGTTCTTAGCAGAGAGTAAATTCTCTCTGTTCTTAGTCCATGCTGTATACTTGTATGTTGTCAGTGGTAGTGACAAAATGATGAATGCTGTGAGGGCGAAGAAgagtatagaaaaataaagtataCCGATCAACCGATAGTGGCGCTATATACTAAAGTCAATATGGCCACGATCAAATTGCTTCACGCCGCTTCACGGAATCTCGTATCCATAGAATATATGCCAGTGGCTCATGCTGATACCCGAATCCAGTTTCGGGATTCCGAACTATACGAATATGTCGAGAGCCCATCCGAACTTCTTCCGGCCCGTTTCGAATAAGCCTtataaagaatgaaatatgGAGTGTGCGTCGGAGTAGGAGTGGATGCATGCTCAAATTaacattcaaattttcaagttcaatcattaaaaatttagacatatttaaatatgattacataatatattacttaataaaaagaaattttattgagtcaataaaaaaagattttcttTGATAATTCATATTCAAGCAATATCAATCGTTTCATACACGGGCagcttaataaaaataaaaaatagaaaaaatattaaatttcaaagttcTTCCGCATTTTCTAAACGTTTAATTACTTTCTTATATTCTTCTTCTAAACTTCTGTATTCTTTGTCAAGAGTTTGTATACGTTGCTCCAATGAAGGTAGAGTAATGTTCGTACGTTTATCAATGTTTTTCAACGCACATTCCAATTTTATCAAATCATTTTGTTCGCGTCTGTATGGAATATTCAATCTCCTTTTTACATCTAATCTATATTTACGATATTCTTGCTCGTTTGCTAAATCTGTTGCCCGTAATCTTAAAATTTCGTATACTCTGCGAGCTTGtttctaaaaatgaaaattaatattttaatttaaaaatatctcttatagtgaaaaaaatataaaacatacgttattaatcttgaatttttctttagcCTCTTCACCCATCGTTTTATTAAAACCTTGAAGTAGATATTCTCGTGAAAAACTAGATAATTTACTGCAATTCGTTGCATCCACATAATCTCTTAACCGTTGAAACGTCGCGGAAGGGTTCTCAACTACAACAATGATGACAATGCCTTACCAAAATGAACTAGATTTActgaaataaaagtatttaatcaGGCCTcacttttgttttattcttttcaaatACAAATTTGGATTTTTAATGATTATGTGTTTCTATGTTTTCATTTACCTGTTATGTCTTTAACTTGATTTCTTCCAGTATACTCGCAGTAAATAGCGTGTAACAAACGTGTACCAAGACCTATATTTTGAAATGGTGGTAATATTAAAACTTGAGCTATACGAGGTCTAATATGATGTGGGTATGCATAGTATTGATATACAGTAGCAAAACCAGTGGTTGCGTAACGAGCAGTACCATCTGCTGTTAGATATTTCTCAAACCTGTTCCACAAAAAGtgatctatttaaaaaaataatttgtcatGTAATCAATAAGcagtataaattaaaatcataattaaacttacatattaaaataatgcCACCGCTCATCATCAATGTCTATAAAATTGGCAGCATCTATGTACCATAATACAAATGTGCGGAGACGTTGATGATATTCTTTAAAACCATTATAAGTCATATCTGCTTTGTACACTTCAAATTTTCTTGTACAATTTTcatctatattatttataaattttgattaattgtttagattatttatgatataaagaaggaatatataatattgcaaGATATTACCACTGATAGAAAATGAATGTAGCAATTCACCATGAGGTTTAAATATATCATCTTTCTTTAAAGATTCAATAAATGCATCTATGTTGGTATGTATTTGTGGAGCTAATTTCTCAGCAATGTTAGGCAATACTTCGTCAGCTTCGACTCCTTCATAaactactttatttattttttctgaaTAATTCATACTTAAATATGTTTCTAAACAACCTGCTGAGTAATATAACTTTACTCTGAGATCCCGGTAACCAAATATAGATTCActgataaacaaaattaataattaaaaaacgaacataataaatagatttaatataatctatgatatttatatagatttctaataatatatatttcaataacaaACCTATCTCCAAATACTTGATGGGACATTTCTGGtttaaatgtattttgatCATTTTCTAAATCTTCGACAGAACGTACTAATTTAAATTCCAAAGCTTCATTACTGCTGATCACCAAATTCTTTAAACGTGCAATAGCTGGATCTtccatattatattaataataaaatagataatacGAATTAATCTGTAAAcagtaaaaaattagaattgtATTAGTGATAGatcttttacaaataaaattacaagtaatgagtaaaattattttattattatagataaaattatttcacacaaatattttcatggtTATCCATGTTTAACTGAATTtgcttttatgtatatatatacacacacatacacgcacacgcgcgcgcgtacacaaatatatgtatatacaaatttgACCTTAACGAGTTACCGCTAAATAACATTTAtaggttatacaatatatattttagaatttaataaatcagcaggtaaaatttgtttatcagtgtaaaatagaataaatataaaaatgttattttcaggtataaagttaaattaatgcttattaaataatttcttaagattgtatttatttgtaaatgttTTCCAGAttctttgattaaaaaaattaccaAATTATCAACATTACATGTAACATTATTACAACAATATACCTTCTTTCAATAATCGTGTGTAATTTATAGATATAGATCAccactttttattatttttccttaAACATAACTATAAAACAACTTCGCGCCAAAAATAAAGCGGTTATTTAAGATAGTTACAACCTCTTCGAAGATTAAGAATTGACTGGATTTTATGTTCCAAATTCTTGTAAGTCATTGGTTATTCTGACTGGGTACCTTATAGATTAGTATTCTTAAATacgaaaacaaaatttgacATCACATTAATATCAATCGATCTTAatcatgaatatttttaaaaaatatgtgaatttattttttatgaaaagatcaatattttatattgtcatgaataaaaatctacaaaattgAATCctactttataaatttaaattaaattcggtttcttatacattttatcacctatataaaataacaaatgaaaTACATTGATTTCATATTTATGTTAAAACTTTTGTCTTGAAccttaaaatgttaatttttgaaatatgcTTATTAAgtactttaatttaatatattgctGGAATCTTCaatcaaaattttttttaattgaaacagaattattctaataatcaaaaatgtCTACAGGTGAGGtgaaaaagatagaagaacctttaatatttcatacatatcCTTTGTGTAAAGTAAGGGTTTGAATGATATTTTACaagatttaatattataatgaacaTTAGGGTTTATTTGAAACCTTTTTAGTACAGTGATATGAAGGAAGAAATGAAGCAAGAAGCAATGGAAATATGCGTTACAGCTACGGAGAAATATACCGATAATCATGAACTAGCAGCtcgaaatattaaagataatttAGACAAAAGATTCGGTGGTCCATTTCATGTGGTTATTGGAGAATCGTATGCTTGTGCAGTTACGTATCAAGCAAAgtcattattatatatgtacaacgCTGGTAATATTGCCATCCTTGTATGGAGAACAGTTTCCACTTTTTAACgacaatattacaattttgatATACTATACTGTACACCATGtacgtaatataattatttctgttatatttatttaaattttcctgtctaaataattatatgtaatatggTTAGAGACATATGAACggacaataaatataaagctGAATCCACAATGGGATCAAATGTCGCTACTGCTCGATTTTACTAATTACTATAGTGGATCGTCTTTTTCACCACTTTTTTGATGATcgaagattattttattttgttgtttttgAATAAGCGCTGTATTGTTttgacaattttaataaaatggtaAGAGTAAAAATTAATGACATATTGTGAACTAATTTTATTgttgatatattaaaatttgtaataatatattcctaatatttcttaatttttttactgaattaatattgttttgtgatttataaatgtatatacaatatcaagaatgtgtatatatatgtgcacGTGTTTCATCACAATTTCATCAGAAGTGAAATAAATAGTTATGACTTTacaaatattgttatttatgatgagaagaaaagaaaagaagaaaatattttaattacctttattttcaatatctaacatttttttcaatgTATTTGAGGTTATGAAGATACGTGTAATTACTTAAAGGAGTATATGTAAATTAACATGACATTTTTTAATGACTAATTACTTTTCGTTTGATAAAAAACGGAATGTTTAGAACATATTCTTACTGGTAATTGATATTTGTAGACTTCTACACTTATTGCAGCAGGCATTGGCCTTGCTGTAGTGGGTTTTACTGGGCGTTATATACTTAAAAGAATGCCGCAATTATCTCAAAAGATGGCCGAAGCTTATAAAAATGTACCAAAATTAAATTCACAGGTAAACACCTAATTGTTAAGTTTATACAAATGTTTCAATACATTTAATGGAACTTGTCATTGTAGACATTAGCAAATAGTAAATATTACAAAGGAGGTTTTGAGTCTAAAATGACTCGACGAGAAGCTAGTTTAATATTGGATGTATCGCCAACTGCAAGTAAATTGAAAGTAAAACaacaatttaagaaaattatggCTGTAAATCATCCAGATAGAGGTGGATCTCCATATATTGCTGCAAAAATTAATGAAGCAAAAGATTTActagaaaaatgatttatatatagataaatatatacgtatagatAGTCTATATGAAATTTGTTTGCATCTAGCCCTGTGATTCTAATTTGAATAAGTAAAtctatatgtgtgtgtgtgtgtgtgtgtatagatatttaattagatattgaatctgtattttatttaacttataataaagttatttatacataataatgGTTCATTTCTAATTTTGATACTGATTgaactaaaaattatattgataaaaatatttaacacgtGATCTTcatacaattaatatattacaatcttataaaattagtattccgttttctttgtatttataaataaaaaatgtataaagaaTCTTATAAATTAATCTAAATCAATGTAATAATAGATTACTGGTATGCtatcctttacttttatatttacaggAATACTGTAGATGCAACATTATTAATAATCTTATACCATACATTCGTTTTTTCggaattacaataaaataatatattgacTAGAATCTTTCAGTAGGTAAAGTCTCGCTACTAGTACTATCGTCCTAATTTATTCTCCTTTTGTTGTTCCAAACGTTGTCGTGATATTTTTGTTCTTAGTTTAATAATTGTGCTACCAGGCAGTGATCCAGGTACTTTAAATATACTctagtaaaagaaaataaaatatttcatagcaATTATTTGATTAGGTTTGTtaaaatacgtttattttcctaataaaaaataaaaaatgcttTATTTACCTGCATGAAGTCATGACATTTTAAAACAATACTatcttttgttatttctttaaagCATTCTGCTAATGTTGTAAAGTCTTGACAAGCAAGCAAGTTGCATTTGTTCCTTTTTATGAGAGTTAATGCAAcccgaaatataattttactgcCTTCATAAAAAAGGCAATCCCATATACGCAGCGTAGTCTGCCaagttgtaaatattttattcaatactTCTATAGTATATGGCAATCCAAACAGGTATTAATTCAAAATGTTAAACTAATGCATGAATCAACTGTGTACACACCACATACAATAATGTTAAAAGACAGCAAAACAAATTGtgtaaattttatctttaaaaagCATATATAATCAACTTTACCTCAATTGGTAATACTTCTGCAAATAAGCACACAAACCACTTCGTTGTAATGACTGGCCAAGGTAAGCCTATATTTGTTACATGTTGATAAATATCTGgcatttttattctaaaataataatgataatgccatatacatgtataatttgtatacttgtattaaaagttaaaaaaatttacttgACTAATTCTGCAAGCACATCGATATCTGTAAGGAGGCCATCCATTGTTGGAGTATAATAATCAGgtaaaattttttctattagGACTTTTAACAACCAAAAGGCTGTTTCTTCGCTTTTTGTAACAAGCAATAGTAATCCTGCTATATAATTCAAGCCCTAAAATAATATGCagaaatcttttatataaattgtattaaaaatatgtatgtacaataaaattataataataaaaattaaaataaatttaacatacTTGACAATATCCTACTGTTTTATTCTGATGAGCAAATGCTAATAGAATGTTGTATAATTGATACTGTTGATTTtctgtattattaaaaaatatattatcaggAAAAGTTCTTGGTAAATCAGTTTTAATAACATCTGCAACTTGTTTATTATGTGGAGGTTGGAGTAGTTTCTGATAAAGATCAGGatctgcattttttaattcttctccTCCACTGACAGAAAGCCATAccttttaaaatgaaattttttctttgtatgtttacaaaatgaattaaaatgtaaattttatacttactAATCCTCTATGTTCTCCTGGTATACCTTTACGAACATATCtctttattgtaatattacgttgtaatgATTTTCCTTCTCCAATGATTTCAGACCACTTTTTTGCTCTTTTTGCAAGTACTTTGAGGTATTCTGAGATAAAATCTTCATAAGTTTCATAGTCAAAATCTTGAGGTCTTTCAAAGCCATATTCATCCACAttactaataaatatatgtatatatatatatatatatatataaataacagatTTGTTTTTGAAACATaagattaagaaattttataagatggtaattaaaaaaaatacatcCTATAAATACTACTCATTCATTTCATGTCACTAAATTAGATTGTATTCATAAAAACATAACCTCACTTAAgtcgaaacaaaaataaaaaatatgactGTTATCTGTATTATACTAATTATGTCATTCATAGTTTGAGTATATAtgtctataataaaaaaggtattacaacataataagaaataatataaaatctataATACCTTACCTAAAACATGAACTTGCCATACCCCACGCAAGACGATGCTGACATATGATTTCTGCTGAATATAGGGTGGTCAGTAAACacttttcaatattaaatttattgtgcgacaacataattaaaatatgtttgcATTAATGGTGTACTACATtaacgaatattttctttcttatctattcttattatgtaataaagaattattttatattaatattataagtacgacgattaaaatatttttattttaatttttaacaggTTCAAAGGTTAATGATTTATAATATGattgtgtattttttatttttttttataataatatagactTATATATTTCATCTAAATTACAGttaaacatacatataattctATAAGGTTCATATTGTAGATAGTggaaacataaataatatttgataaacaCATAATTGTCGATAGAccacatttaaatattaatctatcaattttacaatattacaaatacatttataacttaaaataaagtaataatgataaaatatttttgaaaaagtaA from Bombus fervidus isolate BK054 chromosome 11, iyBomFerv1, whole genome shotgun sequence harbors:
- the LOC139992437 gene encoding S-methyl-5'-thioadenosine phosphorylase, translating into MTKCKVKVGIIGGSGLDDPQNQILNCQTIITREKAKNEFGFPSSDLYHGNLNGVDVVLLSRHGPGHITSPTAVNYRANIEALRLAGCTHILASTACGSLQETICRGQLVVPDSFLDRTTKRSITFYDGTSPKYFGVCHMPMEPAFDPTTSQILFEVGKELGYDIKKGGTIVSIEGPRFSSKAESNAMRLWGGDLVNMTTCPEVYLAKEAGLLYAAVAMATDYDCWRDYEDNVHAADVIKVFKQNVSKIRHLFTKAVKHIGEKNWDKEIDALHELCQSSNVSSHTL
- the Hat1 gene encoding histone acetyltransferase 1, translating into MEDPAIARLKNLVISSNEALEFKLVRSVEDLENDQNTFKPEMSHQVFGDSESIFGYRDLRVKLYYSAGCLETYLSMNYSEKINKVVYEGVEADEVLPNIAEKLAPQIHTNIDAFIESLKKDDIFKPHGELLHSFSISDENCTRKFEVYKADMTYNGFKEYHQRLRTFVLWYIDAANFIDIDDERWHYFNMFEKYLTADGTARYATTGFATVYQYYAYPHHIRPRIAQVLILPPFQNIGLGTRLLHAIYCEYTGRNQVKDITVENPSATFQRLRDYVDATNCSKLSSFSREYLLQGFNKTMGEEAKEKFKINNKQARRVYEILRLRATDLANEQEYRKYRLDVKRRLNIPYRREQNDLIKLECALKNIDKRTNITLPSLEQRIQTLDKEYRSLEEEYKKVIKRLENAEEL
- the LOC139992448 gene encoding dynein axonemal light chain 4-like; its protein translation is MSTGEVKKIEEPLIFHTYPLCKYSDMKEEMKQEAMEICVTATEKYTDNHELAARNIKDNLDKRFGGPFHVVIGESYACAVTYQAKSLLYMYNAGNIAILVWRTVSTF
- the LOC139992440 gene encoding mitochondrial import inner membrane translocase subunit TIM14, whose product is MTSTLIAAGIGLAVVGFTGRYILKRMPQLSQKMAEAYKNVPKLNSQTLANSKYYKGGFESKMTRREASLILDVSPTASKLKVKQQFKKIMAVNHPDRGGSPYIAAKINEAKDLLEK
- the LOC139992434 gene encoding growth hormone-regulated TBC protein 1-A isoform X2, which translates into the protein MLSHNKFNIEKCLLTTLYSAEIICQHRLAWGMASSCFSNVDEYGFERPQDFDYETYEDFISEYLKVLAKRAKKWSEIIGEGKSLQRNITIKRYVRKGIPGEHRGLVWLSVSGGEELKNADPDLYQKLLQPPHNKQVADVIKTDLPRTFPDNIFFNNTENQQYQLYNILLAFAHQNKTVGYCQGLNYIAGLLLLVTKSEETAFWLLKVLIEKILPDYYTPTMDGLLTDIDVLAELVKIKMPDIYQHVTNIGLPWPVITTKWFVCLFAEVLPIESIFKVPGSLPGSTIIKLRTKISRQRLEQQKENKLGR
- the LOC139992434 gene encoding growth hormone-regulated TBC protein 1 isoform X1, translating into MLSHNKFNIEKCLLTTLYSAEIICQHRLAWGMASSCFSNVDEYGFERPQDFDYETYEDFISEYLKVLAKRAKKWSEIIGEGKSLQRNITIKRYVRKGIPGEHRGLVWLSVSGGEELKNADPDLYQKLLQPPHNKQVADVIKTDLPRTFPDNIFFNNTENQQYQLYNILLAFAHQNKTVGYCQGLNYIAGLLLLVTKSEETAFWLLKVLIEKILPDYYTPTMDGLLTDIDVLAELVKIKMPDIYQHVTNIGLPWPVITTKWFVCLFAEVLPIETTLRIWDCLFYEGSKIIFRVALTLIKRNKCNLLACQDFTTLAECFKEITKDSIVLKCHDFMQSIFKVPGSLPGSTIIKLRTKISRQRLEQQKENKLGR
- the LOC139992434 gene encoding growth hormone-regulated TBC protein 1-A isoform X3, whose product is MLSHNKFNIEKCLLTTLYSAEIICQHRLAWGMASSCFSNVDEYGFERPQDFDYETYEDFISEYLKVLAKRAKKWSEIIGEGKSLQRNITIKRYVRKGIPGEHRGLVWLSVSGGEELKNADPDLYQKLLQPPHNKQVADVIKTDLPRTFPDNIFFNNTENQQYQLYNILLAFAHQNKTVGYCQGLNYIAGLLLLVTKSEETAFWLLKVLIEKILPDYYTPTMDGLLTDIDVLAELVKIKMPDIYQHVTNIGLPWPVITTKWFVCLFAEVLPIELIHALV